A window of the Lactuca sativa cultivar Salinas chromosome 5, Lsat_Salinas_v11, whole genome shotgun sequence genome harbors these coding sequences:
- the LOC111878616 gene encoding uncharacterized protein LOC111878616, translating to MSDQHKGLLEAVKEILPTAEHRQCARHTLANFRKRFTGVHYEKMFWRPCKASTEPLFNAAMKEIQILNPVAFEYLMEKNPISWCRAFFQEGTMCDAFNLSMKGSAWPEFKPCPTIRTLLNKLKKAQRYYQVLPTGLNQFETRNLAESYVVDLDKKTWSCRVWQLNGYGCVYSVETIFFLNRNVGSYVDPMYFGAFYRNTYKYPMKGMNGSNMWPCTNYSPPLPPLRKKLSGRPKVNRRKDLSEKATRHTVSKVGKRILCSMCKEVGHNKVVEQKNEGSNPGEGGSGTKTNEGSNGGEGGSGTKTNEGGNKCEGGIGKQPKGKDTTRKMKYSERIIKKKLGKRVEGKNGEDNTSANPLDIE from the exons ATGTCAGATCAACATAAG GGTTTGTTGGAAGCTGTGAAAGAAATTTTGCCTACTGCAGAACATAGGCAGTGTGCAAGGCATACTTTAGCCAACTTTAGGAAAAGATTTACAGGTGTGCATTATGAGAAGATGTTTTGGAGGCCATGCAAGGCATCCACTGAGCCTTTGTTTAATGCAGCAATGAAGGAAATCCAAATTTTGAACCCTGTAGCCTTTGAATACCTTATGGAGAAGAACCCTATATCATGGTGCAGAGCTTTCTTTCAGGAGGGTACGATGTGTGATGCA TTTAATTTGAGCATGAAAGGTAGTGCATGGCCTGAGTTTAAACCATGTCCTACAATTAGAACATTACTTAATAAACTTAAAAAAGCTCAAAG ATACTACCAGGTTCTACCAACAGGTTTAAACCAGTTCGAGACAAGAAACTTGGCTGAGTCTTACGTGGTGGATTTAGACAAGAAGACCTGGTCATGTAGAGTGTGGCAACTGAATGGCTATGGTTGTGTGTATTCGGTTGAAACCATTTTCTTTCTTAATAGGAATGTTGGAAGTTATGTGGATCCAATGTACTTTGGAGCATTTTACAGGAACACTTACAAATATCCAATGAAAGGGATGAACGGGAGCAATATGTGGCCATGTACTAACTATAGTCCACCACTACCACCTTTGAGGAAAAAATTGTCAGGCAGACCTAAAGTAAATAGAAGAAAGGACCTAAGTGAAAAGGCTACAAGGCACACGGTCTCAAAGGTTGGAAAGAGAATTTTATGTAGTATGTGTAAAGAGGTTGGACATAACAAG GTAGTGGAACAAAAAAATGAAGGCAGTAATCCAGGCGAAGGAGGTAGTGGAACAAAAACAAATGAAGGCAGTAATGGAGGTGAAGGAGGAAGTGGAACAAAAACCAATGAAGGGGGTAACAAATGTGAAGGAGGTATTGGAAAACAACCTAAAGGAAAAGACACTACAAGGAAAATGAAGTATTCTGAAAGGATTATAAAAAAGAAGTTGGGTAAAAGGGTTGAAGGAAAGAATGGAGAAGACAATACTAGTGCTAATCCACTAGATATTGAATAA
- the LOC111877044 gene encoding alpha-L-fucosidase 2 — translation MEDEGVGGVVEDEKKVLKVISKEEAKYWTDAFPIGNGRLGGMIWAGVYSETINLNDDTLWTGSPGNYTNPDAPKALSEVRKLVDDGNYAEATTAAVKLSGEPSAAYQLVGDINLEFDNTAAAYDATTYQRELDLNTATVKVGYSIGEVEFTREYFASFPDQLIVSKVSANKSGSLSFTVSLNSQLPHRSSVNAQNQIVMERAENDDNSESIKFSAILDLRISDGIGTITVTEDNKIKVVGCDWGVILLAASSSFESPFAKPSDSTKNPTSEALNTLNSVKDFSYEQLYTRHLDDYQKLFHRVSIDLSKTDSEDVTENMVATSERVKSFKTDEDPSLIELLFQYGRYLLISCSRPGTQPANLQGIWNDKVTPPWDGAPHLNINLQMNYWPSLSCNLHECQEPLFDYIESLSVNGTKTATVNYETNGWVAHQVSDIWAKTSPDRGEAVWALWPMGGAWLCTHLWEHYTYTMNKDFLATKAYPLLEGCVSFLLDWLIEGKEGFLQTNPSTSPEHMFTTPDGKPASVSYSTTMDVLIIQEVFFAVVSAAQVLGKGEDDLIKKVVEAQGRLEPTKIGKDGSIMEWAEDFEDPDVHHRHISHLFGLFPGHTITVDKTPDLCTAADVTLNKRGEEGPGWSTTWKAASWARLHNSDHAYRMVKHLFDLVDPENEANYEGGLYSNLFTAHPPFQIDGNFGFSAAIAEMVIQSTVNDIYLLPALPRDKWGSGSVKGLKARGNVTVSVSWNDGGLNEFKLWSPNDNNLEAVESESVTRTIHYDEMSVVAKMLKGTVYTFDKELQFIKTD, via the exons ATGATACATTGTGGACAGGAAGTCCAGGTAACTACACAAATCCAGATGCCCCAAAAGCACTATCCGAGGTCCGAAAACTTGTGGACGACGGAAACTATGCCGAAGCTACTACTGCTGCCGTCAAATTATCCGGCGAACCCTCCGCC gCGTACCAGCTTGTGGGCGATATCAATCTCGAATTCGACAACACTGCTGCTGCCTACGACGCGACAACGTATCAACGAGAGCTTGACCTAAACACCGCTACAGTAAAAGTAGGGTACTCCATTGGAGAAGTTGAATTCACGAGGGAATATTTCGCCTCATTCCCTGATCAACTCATCGTCTCCAAAGTTTCTGCAAACAAATCAGGTTCTTTGTCTTTCACTGTATCTCTTAATAGCCAGCTACCTCATCGTTCATCTGTGAATGCTCAAAATCAGATCGTTATGGAAAGAGCCGAAAATGACGATAACTCTGAGTCAATTAAGTTTTCTGCTATCCTTGATTTGCGAATTAGCGATGGAATCGGCACCATAACTGTTACAGAAGACAACAAAATTAAGGTCGTAGGATGTGATTGGGGTGTCATACTTTTAGCTGCATCATCTTCATTTGAAAGCCCTTTCGCTAAGCCTTCTGATTCAACGAAAAACCCTACATCTGAGGCTTTGAATACTTTAAATTCGGTCAAGGATTTTTCATATGAACAACTTTACACTCGTCACTTGGATGATTATCAGAAACTTTTTCATCGTGTCTCGATTGATCTTTCGAAAACCGATTCAGAAGATGTGACAGAGAACATGGTGGCAACATCAGAGAGGGTGAAATCTTTCAAAACAGATGAAGATCCTTCGTTGATCGAGCTGCTATTCCAATACGGTCGTTATCTTCTTATTTCATGTTCAAGACCTGGAACTCAGCCTGCAAACCTTCAGGGTATATGGAATGATAAAGTCACACCACCATGGGA TGGTGCACCTCACTTGAACATCAATCTTCAAATGAATTACTGGCCTTCACTTTCCTGCAACCTCCATGAATGCCAAGAGCCTTTGTTCGATTACATTGAATCACTTTCTGTAAACGGAACCAAAACCGCAACA GTAAACTACGAGACAAACGGGTGGGTTGCACACCAAGTATCGGATATATGGGCCAAAACATCACCTGATCGTGGTGAAGCTGTATGGGCTTTATGGCCCATGGGTGGAGCATGGCTTTGTACCCATTTATGGGAACATTATACTTATACAATGAACAAA GATTTTTTAGCAACAAAAGCATACCCGTTGCTAGAAGGATGTGTTTCTTTTCTTTTGGACTGGTTGATTGAAGGAAAAGAAGGATTTCTTCAAACTAACCCATCAACTTCACCCGAACACATGTTCACTACACCTGATGGTAAACCAGCTAGTGTCAGCTATTCAACCACCATGGATGTGTTGATCATTCAAGAAGTCTTTTTTGCAGTTGTATCTGCTGCTCAG GTTTTGGGAAAAGGTGAAGATGATTTGATCAAGAAAGTTGTTGAAGCTCAAGGGAGACTTGAGCCAACAAAAATTGGTAAAGATGGTTCGATTATGGAATGGGCGGAGGATTTTGAGGATCCAGATGTGCATCATCGCCATATTTCACACCTATTTGGATTGTTTCCCGGGCATACAATAACGGTTGATAAAACACCGGATCTATGTACAGCTGCTGATGTCACTCTTAATAAAAGAG gagAGGAGGGTCCCGGGTGGTCAACTACATGGAAAGCGGCTTCATGGGCCCGACTTCACAACAGTGACCATGCATACCGAATGGTCAAACATTTGTTTGACTTGGTTGACCCTGAAAACGAAGCCAACTATGAAGGTGGACTTTATAGTAATTTATTCACCGCACATCCGCCTTTCCAAATCGATGGCAATTTCGG TTTCAGTGCAGCTATAGCAGAGATGGTGATCCAAAGCACCGTGAATGATATTTACTTGCTTCCGGCACTTCCTAGAGATAAATGGGGGAGTGGATCGGTGAAAGGTCTGAAGGCACGTGGGAATGTAACTGTGAGTGTTTCATGGAATGATGGAGGTCTGAATGAGTTCAAACTTTGGTCCCCAAATGACAACAATTTAGAGGCGGTGGAAAGTGAAAGTGTCACAAGAACTATACATTACGATGAAATGAGTGTCGTGGCAAAAATGTTGAAAGGAACAGTATATACTTTTGATAAGGAACTACAATTCATAAAGACGGATTGA